ATTAGGGCGTATGTAGTAGATAAAAATGGGGAAGTAGTCATTAATGCAGATAACAAAGTACATTTTGAAACAAAAGGGGCAGGTACCGTTGTGTATGAAAAGGAAGCATTTGTGGAAAATATGCAAGTCTACCATGGAGTGGCAACTGTATACTTGAGTGGAACGGCTAAGGCAGGTGAAGTTGAAATTAAAGCTACTTCCGGAAAGCTGAAATCGGCTACAATAGAACTAACAACTGTCCCTTTTATAGCGGATGAATTAGCTAAAAATGCCCAACCTATTTATGATAATCCTATCTACAAAATTGACATTCAGACAGAAGGACAATTGTCACAGTTTGGTTGGGAAGTTGCCAATGGTGGAGACAGTGATGCTTTTACATTTCAACTTGGGGAGAGCACTTTCTCTGTTACAGCGGATGAAGGATTGAAATGGCGGAAAGGAACTTACACCATACTCGGTGATTTGGCATTTATGGGGTGTGATGGGGTGTACACAGATGCGGGTGATTTGAAATTGACTATTACTGGATTATCAAAAGGCAAATACGAATTGAAAACCTACCATCATTCTTTTGAAAATAGGAATAAGCTTTTCCCTTACAATATGGCAGTGACCAGAAGAGATGCAAGAGATGTGTTTTCTTATATCTCTGACGATGAGCCTGTAGGTATTTTTAATGCGAAAGATATAGGGGAGCGTAAACCAATCTCAGTGACGAATATTATTGAAAGCAATGGTACCGATCCGGTAGAGATTTATTTCAGAACAGATAAGGAAAGTGCGGCTACATGGCTCAATGGATTGGAGTTCAAAAGAGTCCATAATAGCATAGTAGAGAAGAGAGGGATATAACTTTAAATGATCAGTAAAAGATGAATAATATACAATACATACTTAACCCAATATTGGGGATTTGTCTGCTTTTTTTAAGTAATGGCATTTTTGCGCAAAGCAACCTTGATGTAAAAACTTGGTTTGTACAGTTTGAAAGGGGAGAGGCATCTCCTTTACAGGAAGTCAACAATAAAGATGTTAAAGGAAATGCTGGCTGGAAGAATAGAATTTATATCCAACCTGAAGTAGTATTTCAAGAGATAGAAGGAATTGGGGGAGCTTTCAATGAAATAGGCGGGGAAGCATTGCATTCGCTTCCTCAAGATGTACAACAGCAAATATTGCAAAATCTTTTTTCGGAAGAAGGAGCTGGATTTACTTTCTGTCGTACAGCTATTGGCGCTAGCGATTTTGGGCTCGATGCCTATAGTTATTCAATGGTACCGGATGACTATAATATGAAACACTTTTCTATAGAAAGGGATCAAAAATATGTCTTGCCCTACATCAAAGGGGCGTTGGCGGTAAACCCCAATATGACCTTATTTGCTTCTCCTTGGAGTCCTCCAGGTTGGATGAAAGAAAGTGGAGAAATGGAAGGGTTAAAAGTGGATGGAAATGAGCTGAAGAACAACCCTAAAGTGTATAAAGCCTACGCTGACTATTTTGTGAAGTACGTTCGGGCTTATCATGAAAACGGAGTGGACATTGATCGTATCTGTATTCAGAATGAAAATGATGCAGATACCAAGTATCCGAGTTGTATTTTTCCTGCGAAGGAAATGGTGAGTTTTGCAAATGATTACCTGATTCCTGCTTTTAAGAAAAACAAAATAAAGGCGAAGGTTTATGCAGGTACTTTCAGAGTCGTTAATCAAATGGATCTGATGGATTTTGTGGCAATCAAAGAACTGGGTGAAATAGATGGAGTAGGGATTCAATATACAGATGCTCGCTTTATTTCAGATGCCCAAACTTTCAAGCCTGATTTGAAAATTTTCCATACGGAAGGGCATTGCTATAATGGCGAAAATTCTGTTGAACAAGCTGCACATCGTTTAGAAGAAGTGGCCAATTATATTAACAGTGGTAGTACCACTTTTACATATTGGAATATGATTCTGAATGAAACGACCAAAAGCGGTTGGGGATGGACACAAAACTCTCTGATCAATATTAATAGAGAAACAGGAGAGGTCTACTACAATCCTGACTACAATGCCATGTATATCATCAGCAAGTTTATCAAGCCAGGAGACAAACGCATTGCATCAGTTTGTCGAGGAAAATACCCAATGATATCGGTGAAATCTCCTGACGGAACCATTAAAGTATTAATTGTAAATGGTAATACAGCTAATGATACTTTTGAGTTGGTAGTGAATGATAAAGTGTTAAAGGTCAATATACCTGCTAACAGATTAACGGCTGTAACCATTTTGCAGAAAGACATTTAATCCCCTTATAAATTCATCATAAAAAAGAGTCATCCTGAATAGCATTCAGGATGACTCTTTTTTATTAGCCTTGGGTTGTTTGATTAGTCTTATTTAATCATTGTCTCACTAAAGAAAATATCCTGCTGATCAAGTGTCAGCTTTTCTCCCTTTACCGTAATTGAGGCAGTCAGTTTCATGTTTGTAGATGATGCACCGATCGAAAACTTATAGGTACCTGGCTCAATAACCAGTTTCATGTCCTTATCATAAAAAGCAAGTTGCTGAGGAGACACATAGAAAGTGACTGTCTTTCTTTGCCCTTTTTCCAGTTCTACTCTAGAAAAACCTTCCAGAACAATTGGAGGCCTTGGCATGGAAAGTCCTTTGGCAGAGACATACAGCTGTGCAATCTCAGCTCCCTTACGATCACCTGTGTTTTCCAGTTCAAAAGAAAGTGGTATCCATTGGTCTGTAGTGGATGCTTCATTGGATACCTTAAGGTTGCTATATGTAAAAGTGGTATAGGACAAACCATGTCCGAAAGGATAAAGTGGCATATCATCAGGATTATATCCTTTACTGTACCAAATTGGGCACTGTTTATTACTGCGTGGAACGGTTACCGTCATTTTTCCTGAAGGATTGATATTGCCGAGCAGCATATCCGCTACGGCATTACCGCCTTCCTCACCCGGATACCATGCCTGTACAATTGCCTGACAGCCCTTTTCAATATCAGTCAGAACATGGGGTCTGCCTCCGAATACGATTAGTACAACGGGTTTGCCTATTGCAATCAATTCTTTAACAAACGCTTCTTGCTGACCAGCAAGCCTGATATTGGAACGGTTACGTCCTTCACCACACAGGTAGCGGTTTTCTCCCATAGCGGCAATGATGACATCACTTTCCTGTGCATACTGAAGTGCTTTTTCAGGATCAGGAATACCGAAGTCCTTGGAAGTAATCTCCACCACATTTTTTTCTCGCTCATCACCTACATTTTTGTTGAGGCTGGCGATGGAGCTGTTGTAGGAATCTGTCCAGTCACAACCCCGCTCATACAGGATTTCTACCTGATCGTTTACCTTGGATT
The Limibacter armeniacum DNA segment above includes these coding regions:
- a CDS encoding glycoside hydrolase family 30 protein codes for the protein MNNIQYILNPILGICLLFLSNGIFAQSNLDVKTWFVQFERGEASPLQEVNNKDVKGNAGWKNRIYIQPEVVFQEIEGIGGAFNEIGGEALHSLPQDVQQQILQNLFSEEGAGFTFCRTAIGASDFGLDAYSYSMVPDDYNMKHFSIERDQKYVLPYIKGALAVNPNMTLFASPWSPPGWMKESGEMEGLKVDGNELKNNPKVYKAYADYFVKYVRAYHENGVDIDRICIQNENDADTKYPSCIFPAKEMVSFANDYLIPAFKKNKIKAKVYAGTFRVVNQMDLMDFVAIKELGEIDGVGIQYTDARFISDAQTFKPDLKIFHTEGHCYNGENSVEQAAHRLEEVANYINSGSTTFTYWNMILNETTKSGWGWTQNSLININRETGEVYYNPDYNAMYIISKFIKPGDKRIASVCRGKYPMISVKSPDGTIKVLIVNGNTANDTFELVVNDKVLKVNIPANRLTAVTILQKDI